The window GATCAAACCTCTGTCGAACCGGACGACGCTGTCGTCCCCGACCGCTGCTCCGTGCTCACGGAGGATCGACAGCGACTCGTCGTCGTAGAAGGCCAAGCCCGCTTCCTCGAGGATCCGCATCGACATGTCGTGGACGAGGTCGAGCTGCTCAGGTCCGACGAGGTCGTAGTACGGGATCCTCATCCGAGGTTGGGCGATCCATTCGCCGATCGCCTCGGCTCGTCCCGCCAAGCGCTTCATGCGGCCCGAGCGGCGCCCTTCCGTCATGCCGATCGCATCCGGCTCATGTCGGGATCCCACAACGGATCGTGTGCGACCGTGGCGTCATACCTCTCGCCGAAGTACTCGATGGCCAGCCCCTTCCCCTGAACCGCCAGGGACGGCGGCAGGTAGGCGTAGGCGATCTGGAGGCCGACGCTGTAGCCGAAGTTCGAGGACGTCACGTGACCGACGACCCGCTCCCCGTCGAGCACCGGCTCGTACCCCATCAGCGTCGCTCGCGGATCGGTGAGCGTCAGGCACGACAGCACTTTCTGCGCCGGGCGACCATGCGCAGCAGCGGCGGCGTCCCGGCCGATGAAGTCGCCCTTGCCGAGCTTGACCGTCCAGCCGAGACCCGCCTCGTACGGGTCGTACTCGGTGTGGACGTCGACCCCCCACAGGCGGTACCCCTTCTCGAGGCGAAGCGAGTCCATGGCTCCCAGACCGCACAGTACGAGGCCACGGCCCTCCCCGGCGTCGTTGAGAGCGTCCCAGACCTCGAGACTCGAATCGACGGGGATGTGGATCTCCCAGCCGAGCTCGCCGACGTAGGAGATCCGCATGGCGTAACACCGGGCCATCCCGACGTCGATCCAGCGTCCCGTGAAGTACGGGAACGCCGCGTCGGAGAGGTCGGCGTTCGTCACTCCGGCGAGAATGTCCCGGGCGCCCGGACCCCAGAGCCCGACGGCCGAGTAGGCGCCCGAGATGTCGCGCACGGAGACGTCGGCTCCGGACAAACCACGCACCCATGCGAGGTCGATCGGGAGAGTGCCCTCCCCGACGAACATCCAGTAGCGGTCGGCGCCCATATTGGCAACCGTGAGGTCTCTCTTGACACCGCCGCGCTCCGTCAGCCAGCACGTGTACGCCACCCGACCGACCGGACCGTCGACACGATTCGTGCAAAGGCGATCGACGAGGGCGACGGCCCCGGGGCCGTCCACTTCGATGATCGAAAGCCCCGTGAGATCCATCATCCCTGCGGCCTGGCGCATCGCCAGATGCTCGGCGCCCTGGATCGGCGACCAGTAGGCGGCGCCCCACCCTGATCGGCGGGGGATGCGATCGCGATTGTCGGCAACATCGACGAGGGCCGAGTTCGACTCGTACCAGTTCGGCAACTCGAGGCCGGCGAACGCCGTGAATACGGCCCGTGCCTCGACGTGCCGAGCATGGAACGCCGTCAGGCGCACGTTGCGCGGCTCGGTGATCGGCTGCTTGGGGTGGACGATGTCGTAGATCTCGCGGTAGTTCTTCCTGGTGACTGCGCCGACGTAGGCCTCTGTCAGGGCGTGCTCGGGGAAGCGGTACAGATGGCAGGAGCGCATGTCCCACTCGGTGTCGCCGTCCACCATCCACTCGGCGACAGACTTGGCAACGCCCCCGGCGTGGGTGATCCAGGCTGCGTTCGCCGACCAGAGACCCCTGATGTGCGCCGACTCCCCGATGATGGGCATGCCGTCGACGGAGAAGGCGAACATCCCGTTGTACGCCTTCTCGAACACGGGCTCCTTGTCGCGCAGCACGGGGACGAGTTCCAACGCGGTCTTCCACGGGTCGGCGAAGTCCCCGGGGGTGAAATCACGCATGGCGGTCTTGCCGACATCCGCCGAGCGCACCGGGCGAGGGGCATGGGCGTAGCTTCCGATGCCGAGCCGGTCCCAATGCTTGCGGTAGTACATCGCAGTGTCGACGTCACGTAACAGTGGGTACGAGGCCTCGTCGGCGAGGGCGCCCGTCGCCAGGTGCTCCCACTCGGGAAGCGGCGGCGTGATCGCGTACTGGTGCTCGAAGGCCATCAAGGGGATCCGGAGGCCGAACTGCTCGGTGAGGGCGGGAGACCAGATGTTGGCCGCCATGACGACCGATTCGCACTCGATCGTCCCGACCTCCGGATTGCCGGTGACGACCGCGCTCACCGCCCCGTCGACGATCTCGATCCCGACGAAGGGTGTGCCGGGGTACCACGTCATGGCGCCGCCGGTGGCCGCCTTGGCGAGCAGATCCCCCACGACGTGATACCCGCGGACGATGGCGCTGGCATCGGCGAACAACGACCCGACGAAGGCCGACGGGTCGAGGAAGGGGATCATCTCGACCGTCTCGGCCGGCGACAGGATGCGAGTCGAGTATCCCCATCCTGAGCACTCGCCGTGGAGCCTGACGAGGTCGGCGAGTCGAGGGTCGGTTCTCGCCAGCTCGATCCCGCCGAGACGCTGGTACACCAGGTGTTCGTCGTCGATCGGATCGAGGGTGGCGTACAAGTCGGACGAGTAATGGGCCATGTCGGTGAGGAGCTTGTTGTGGCCGACGGCCACGACGCCGCCCGGAGCGTGTGAGGTCGAGCCGTCGTTGTACGGAAGGGGGCCCTTGTCGATGAGGACCACGTCGCGCCATCCGTGGATGACGGTGAGGTGATACGCCACGGCGGCACCGACGATGCCACCCCCGACGATCACCACGCGTGCCCTCGTGTCCATGGCGCCACTCCTCATCGACGATGCGCGGTGAGCCAGGCTATCAAAGCGGCCGCCGCCGCCTGGTGCCTGGGCGCGTCGGAGCCGGCCGGCCGCCCCGAACCACACTCACGGCTCGGGATGATGCTGCCGTGTCTCCGGCGAGCCCCACTCGAGGGTCACTCGCTTGGCTTTGCGAAACACCAGGCCGGTCGGGGCCTCGGATCGCCCACCAACGAGTCGGGCATCCGGCACGCCCGCCAACACTGCGCCGAGCGCCGCCTCAGCCTCGAAGCGGGCGAGATGGGCCCCCGGGCAGGCGTGCGGACCGACCGCGAATGCGAGATGGTCTCGGACGTTCGCACGATCCGGATCGAATCGGTCGGGATCCGGGAAGACGTCCGGATCGCGATTGGCGGCGGCGAGAGAGACGATCACGAGGTCCCCCGAGGCGATCCTGGCGTCACCGACGGTCGTGTCCCGCGTCGCATATCGATCGACGCGCCCGGCGGCGGGCTCGAGCCGCAGTGACTCCTCGACCGATCTGCTCACGAGGGACCCGTCCGTTCTGGCGGCGCGCGCAATGGCCTCGTTGCCGAACACGTGCCACAGGAGGTTGGCGATCATCCCCTCGCCGGTCTCGATCGCACCGAACAGCACCACCGCCGCGTTCGAAGCCAGCTCCGCCGGTGTGAGGACGGCGCGCGCCTCCTGGAGCGCCGCCCCTGAGCCCGCCGAGGTCACGGCGACTGAGAGCGCCTCGAAAGCGACCCGACCGGAGCCGCCGGCTTCCCGCCCGGCCGAGATCTCGTCGACGGCAGCGACGATGGCGTCGTACCAGCTCCGCAATTCGGCGTGATCGACGTCCCGCAACCCGAGCACCGTCGCCGCCGAATCGACGGCGAGCGGGGAAGCGAGAGAGGTGCGCATCTCTGCGGATCCCGCCGGGGCGATGTCTGTGACGAGCCGGGTCGCCGTCCGCTCGATCCTCCCCTGGTACAACTCCTCGAGCGCCCTGCGGCCGAACCCTCGGGCGAATGGCGACCGGTGTCTGGCGTGCTCGGCACCGTCGAGTGAGAGCATCGACTTCCCGATCACCTGGGCGGTCGAGAACCGTAGGTCGTCGACCGTGAACGTCTCCTCGTCCCTCAGGACGGCTGCTGCTGCGGCGTGCGTCGTCACGAGCCAGCCGCCGAGCGAGGCGACGGGCACGACAGGCCCAACCTGCCGGAGAGCGGCGTGGGCCCCGTGCGGATCGGCGGCGAGCTCCTCGATCGTCGGCATGTCATCATTGTGGCGTCTCGTGCGACCCGCCTCGCCCGGCCGGCAGGCCCTTGGGTAACGTGCCCGCATGGACACCGCTCGGCTGATCGCACCTGAGATCGACAGGCTCGTCCTCGGCGTCAACCAGGCCATCGAGCCGCGCTACGCCGGCGAGCTGCACCGAGCGGCGCGCCGGGTCGGGCTCGACGCTCTCGGCCCGCTCATCCAGTTCGCCGACTTCCTGCTGGGAGGCACCCTGACCCCCGAGCTGGCAGAGCGACGCTTCCCCTATCTGCCTCCAGGTACCGTCGCCTCGCTCTTCGCAGACCTCGAGGAGCGAGGGCACGTCACCGTCGTCGGCGGGATCTACCGACCGGACGACGCCGCCCGCACGGTGCTCGAGACCGTGATCTCGCTGCGCGGCTCCGTCGCACACGACATGTGGGCCGATGCGCACGACGTGGTAATCGCGGCGTGGCATCTCGCAGCCCCCGCGGTCGCAGCCGTGACCGACGACTACCCGGTGGCGGCCGCCCATCGCACACTGCCTGATCCGGAGGAGCCGTGCCTCCGCCTCCACCATCGCCTCGTGACGCTTCGCTACGTCCGCGCCCAAGCCCACGTCGATG is drawn from Acidimicrobiia bacterium and contains these coding sequences:
- a CDS encoding FAD-dependent oxidoreductase, giving the protein MDTRARVVIVGGGIVGAAVAYHLTVIHGWRDVVLIDKGPLPYNDGSTSHAPGGVVAVGHNKLLTDMAHYSSDLYATLDPIDDEHLVYQRLGGIELARTDPRLADLVRLHGECSGWGYSTRILSPAETVEMIPFLDPSAFVGSLFADASAIVRGYHVVGDLLAKAATGGAMTWYPGTPFVGIEIVDGAVSAVVTGNPEVGTIECESVVMAANIWSPALTEQFGLRIPLMAFEHQYAITPPLPEWEHLATGALADEASYPLLRDVDTAMYYRKHWDRLGIGSYAHAPRPVRSADVGKTAMRDFTPGDFADPWKTALELVPVLRDKEPVFEKAYNGMFAFSVDGMPIIGESAHIRGLWSANAAWITHAGGVAKSVAEWMVDGDTEWDMRSCHLYRFPEHALTEAYVGAVTRKNYREIYDIVHPKQPITEPRNVRLTAFHARHVEARAVFTAFAGLELPNWYESNSALVDVADNRDRIPRRSGWGAAYWSPIQGAEHLAMRQAAGMMDLTGLSIIEVDGPGAVALVDRLCTNRVDGPVGRVAYTCWLTERGGVKRDLTVANMGADRYWMFVGEGTLPIDLAWVRGLSGADVSVRDISGAYSAVGLWGPGARDILAGVTNADLSDAAFPYFTGRWIDVGMARCYAMRISYVGELGWEIHIPVDSSLEVWDALNDAGEGRGLVLCGLGAMDSLRLEKGYRLWGVDVHTEYDPYEAGLGWTVKLGKGDFIGRDAAAAAHGRPAQKVLSCLTLTDPRATLMGYEPVLDGERVVGHVTSSNFGYSVGLQIAYAYLPPSLAVQGKGLAIEYFGERYDATVAHDPLWDPDMSRMRSA
- a CDS encoding cytochrome P450 gives rise to the protein MPTIEELAADPHGAHAALRQVGPVVPVASLGGWLVTTHAAAAAVLRDEETFTVDDLRFSTAQVIGKSMLSLDGAEHARHRSPFARGFGRRALEELYQGRIERTATRLVTDIAPAGSAEMRTSLASPLAVDSAATVLGLRDVDHAELRSWYDAIVAAVDEISAGREAGGSGRVAFEALSVAVTSAGSGAALQEARAVLTPAELASNAAVVLFGAIETGEGMIANLLWHVFGNEAIARAARTDGSLVSRSVEESLRLEPAAGRVDRYATRDTTVGDARIASGDLVIVSLAAANRDPDVFPDPDRFDPDRANVRDHLAFAVGPHACPGAHLARFEAEAALGAVLAGVPDARLVGGRSEAPTGLVFRKAKRVTLEWGSPETRQHHPEP